The Populus trichocarpa isolate Nisqually-1 chromosome 18, P.trichocarpa_v4.1, whole genome shotgun sequence genomic interval ttttgactatcttagaggtagaactgggttctccttaaacataaaacttgtagcctcatgtcttagctttccaacgacactaatttcgcttgaattggagttctataactccagatatagttaaaaatctgaggagaggtcagacagtaatagttcaaaaacgagatagtaacagttggacagtaacagtccaagtgtttgttgatgagcgattttaactatcttagaggcagaactgggttctccttaaattatagaacttgtagcctcatgtcttagctttccaacgacactaatttcacttgaatcggagttctataactccagatatagttaaaaatctgaggagatgtcatacagtaacaattcaaaaacgagacagtaacagttggacagtgataatccaaatataaagaaaggaatgataactggggttggacaaagaacgacaataataatgagtgaaatgagaaaaacataaaatattaagaaatgactgaaagaaagacttattggttgttgatatggttattataaaacatatccttgagtgaggaaaatttatgagataaacctatgatttgcaggagggaccacaggcgtggtgcaacagcagcagcaggggagcacgagtagagcttctattgcaggtaggtgaattACACCTTTACCTTCTAGGTAAATtccatgttttaatatatattactgatgtgaaatgtgaattactgaatgtatgtgtactcaaggggaaaggttgttgtgtgaattgctaagtgatgaaattatcactgacaaatgaaatatgagaaatgtgatttgaggcgtaaactagcatacatttagtgtatgttaggatcccgagtaagGGGATCATCACGtttggactaacatacatttagtgtatgttaggatcccgggtaaggggatcaccatgtattggctagcatacatttagtatatgttaggatcctgggtaaggggatcaccttgcatcgactcctatgggatgatgatgatgataccagtgaaaggGGTATCGATAATGGGTTAAACAAAgataatcatgtttgatcttataaagtctagaatggaggttaatagtgaaagagggaacgattattaatagttggaataaggaagagattctaatgaaaaccagaaaggagaagtgaacaaaatattaatgcatgttaccctgttgaaattgtttgatattcgtgttgttatttttatgtgatattcacctttaaataatatgtattttgtttcaggaacaTCACATGCAcaacaggagtagatcctagcttatgttcccttcttgtaatTTAGGTTATAGGAGGTATacccttatattttgtaaacatgaaaatattggtataacttaatttgtataattaatgtttaaacttgattgaatgaacttaatCTCTGTAGTTCATGTAACCATTTTTCATGTCTAAGTATTTactttttatccatccataatgatattttgttatataatgtatatcatgaaTATTGTGGGTAATAGGTGTGAGAATATTGTGGAAATTGAAACCcaagatgattgggtcgggattaagttatgagatgcgagttattagaagtgtaaacaggttacatgtcgataacttgggaccttccaaTATAGaggggactccgtcgaaatttcagtagattttaatatgaaaaccatgaataaatatatatatatatatatacacacacacacactttgtTTTCGGTTGATATGAGAGTGTTGTTTTTTATCCcggaatgggggatgttacatcgACCCTGAAAGGCGGCTGATAGTTTGTGGAGGGAAAACAAAGAAGGAAAAGGCCACTGACCCTGATTCAGATGTGAGGAGTGAAGCAGGCAGTTTCAAGTCTGTGAACTCCAGGAAAACTCAGAAGCGCAGGAAAACTTCAGATTCTGGGTGGGCTTACACTGGAAATGAATATGCTAGCAAGAAAGCTAGTGGGGATATGAGAAGGAAGGACAAGCTTGAGCCATATGCATATTGGCCATTAGATCGCAAGATGATGAGCCGTAGACCAGAGCATCGAGCAGCTGCGAGGAAAGGGATGGCCAGGGCTGTAAAAATGGCCAAGAAGCTTGAGGGCAAGAGTGCTTCAACTGCGCTGTCCACGAAGCTCATCAATTTTAATAGTCAGAAGAAAGGCAGCAAAAGAAAGAGCAGGTGAAAAACCTGTGTAGATTGATATATCAGGAAACGATCTGCGCTTTGGTTGTAAGCTCGTCAATGAAAAGTTGGGTTTTCCAGGGAGTACAAGCAGTTATCAGCACTCGCATTTCCTCCTGTTCTGGAGAAAGGCAAATTCTTAAATTTGGATCCTCGAACAAGTCCCAACGGAATTTACTCCAGACAGCATCTTGGTTGTAgttattttcaaacaattttgtATTCCCATTAACTAAACTAGTCATTaaagacaaagagagagagTTCATAACTGTTGGTAACtcagttgataatttatattttaaactataaacCTCTCCCCTACATGTTCCTACTCAATTTGAGTGGATATTCTGCGTCCTCATGACAAATGCATTTTTTACTCGTGCTCAAATCTACCCTTCAAAAACAGATCCCAGGTGATCAAGTGCAAGCATGAATATATATTGGGCGTACCTGCCTAAACATCCGAGTTGAAAGCACGCTAGTATTTGTGGGTGCCAATATGGAACattcttgcttgcttgcttgtgATACGAGTATTGCAGTTGTTTATCCATCCCAAAACTTATCCGACAGAATTCCATCGGATCAATAAACCTTGACAACTACACGTTGAGAACATTTTTTATAGACTTTTTAAATGTACCACAAACAAACTTGACGCAAAAAACCACCATTATGCTGACAGTAAATTGTTAGCTCAACATTCATTACAATTGACTACAtggaacaaaaattaaacaagccCGCTACAAATCATATTATGAGAAAGAgagttacaaaaacaaatagtattTCCAGCGAATAGTTACTCGGCGAAATCTGACTATTCTCCTTTCCCGAGCAAATAGTCACCTGATCGATGTCAGACGTCCAACTAGTTACATTTGAAAGGTTAATTGAACTCAACCAGTTCAACAGAAAACAGGATACTGTGAGGATTCCAGTGGTAATCTGCAAGAAGTAGCTAGGGCGAGTAATCCATCTAGCATGCTGTTATAGGATAATATCTCCTACTAGACCTACcacatctttatattttacacATTTGAGCTGCTGAAAATTGAGTTACTGTCATGCATTGGTGAAATGATAGAATGGCAGGGCCTTAGACGTTAATTCATACATATATTCAACGTTCCTATCCCCAGCTCGATGTGTTCTTGCTATACCAAACAGAGAGAGATAAAGTAACAAGCTTACAACACCTTCAAGCAGCTCCGGTTCACTTGAATGGGGCAAAAATGATCGATGAGTTGTGGCCACCAAACCCAAATGAATTAGATAACGCAGCCTTAATGTCTAGTCTCTCTTTCTTCGGGCCCACTAATACACTCGTgtcctgaattttatttttaaaagcatgagGTGAACGCCATCGCATATAAACCTACAATGCCAAAGGGGCAAACGGGAAAAGCAAAGGAGCGAACATACCACGCCTTGATCTGGATTTTCTAGATTGATATTTGGATGAACCCATCCTGTCCGTATTGCCTGTACAAAGTAACAAAATACAACATCAAGAACCGATGAAAAACTTGTTCTAAGTTTGGGGAGGAGGAATAACTCGACTATTGTCCCTTGAGAAGTGCAGTTTCAATGTTCCTTCTTTCATGGCAACATGAGAAGTGTATTTattatgaatagaaaaaaaaagaagaaataaaagagtTCATCTGTTTTGGCAATTTGTAAATGTCATATCCATACTTATCGTGGGTGCAAGAATTAAAGTGACCCTTTCCTCCTCCGTTCTCTTTATGTGCTTCAATTTGAGTTAAGATAAAAAGGTATCCATATCTCATGATGCTAAATCAATTTACCTGTATTGCGGCTATGGCTTCCACAGCACCAGCTGCTCCCAGTAAGTGACCAATCATGGATTTTGTTGCGTTCACCCTCAACTGTGAATGTGGAAAAACAACTGTGTCACACGTGCGCAATGGATGGCCATGCAGAAATTAGGCAGCGATTATGACAGATGATACGTACACCAGAATTCTGGCCAAAACAATGCATGAGAGCTTGATACTCTTTGAGGTCACCTGCCGGTGTGGATGTAGCATGTGCATTTATGTAATTCACATCCTCTTTGGATATCCCAGACTGTGATAATGCCTTCTCTATGCAGAGAATCACACCAACCCCTGTTTTCATGTGGTGCAGAAGGCACATTAGTTAGCTTGTAAGGCCTTGAATGGATAAACAATATAATCAAGACAAGAACAAGTTGCaacagaaaattttcatttggtTGCTGTAATTCAGAGAGAGAACCAATTCAAGCATCTAATAGCCTAAAAATGAATGTGCATCACCTCTGGGGAAATGCAACATTTAGGAGAAAGGTTCACAGTTGCCAACTCACAGAaataactaacaaaaaaatgaaattaaaaatagcaGCACACTGTCCAACAGCCTGTGAATCAACTCAACTGGAAAATGCCTCATGCAAATTTGTAGGATTGCTGCAATGATCCATATGCTACGTTGAGAACTACTCTTGAAAAGGACAGTAGAATTTACCTCAAATAGGAATATTACTACAACTATCTCTACCTTCTTATAGCCTTGATATGACAAGAggtagattttttgtttttttgaaatgtgTTTCCCAAGACTTTGATGAATGGTTTAAACAGGGCCAGACCACTACATTCCTTTTggaatagaaaataattacaaaatccCCCACATCTCTACTTTGATAAATATCAAAAAGCAACCATGAGACCGCAACGTCCAAGGacatgtttgaaagtgtggtagaagttgctttttaaagtgtttttcatttaaaaatacatcaaaataatattttttttatttttcacatcagcacatcaaaacgatccaaaaacatataaaaattttcaaaaacacggTTAGACCCCATGCCAAACAATCTAAAAAGCAAGGGGTCATGATATCAATCAATACTGCACTGGCTCCtaattaattacataatcaTGAGGTGCAtcaaaatgaaggaaaaatcaAGATCCTCAAGCGTATCTTTAAATTACCATCATGCCTACATGGAGATTTAGTGTGTAAAATTATAGGTATTTTAGAGGGGCACATTACCATCAGGACGTGGCTCAGTCATATGATAGGCATCACATGTAAAGCTCCCTCCAAGAAATTCTGCATGGATATTGGCACCTCTTTTCTGCGAACAAAAACTAACCATAGATTACCAtgtgaagaaaaaatagcaatctACCATCACCATGTATATAGCATTTAGCAAGCAATGCACCCGTTGTGCGCAAGgggagagagcgagagagagaacGCCAGTGAATGTTCTAATtctcttctacttcttcttctcatCAGATCATGCGACTTTATTTGGATTAGATAAGACAATTACCTTAGCATGTTCTAATTCTTCTAGAAGCAGAACACCAGCTCCTTCCCCCATGACAAATCCATCCCGATTCTGTTTATTACAAAAGACTTTAAGAGGGGAGAACTCAGAACCAAAACTTCTTGGAGAGGATAGAGCAgtgaatcaataaataaattagtgtAATTTATTCACCAGATAATTCTTCCACTGGCTTGACTACTATTATCATGTTCAAAATGaataaaacttcttttttttaagaaacaaattacaaaaaattggtttcttccttttcctgtTCCTTTCCTTCGGTGTGTGTTggtatttttaatgataaattaccATGTCCCAAGGCCGTGAAGCTCTTGTTGGATCATCATTCCTCTGAGAAAGTGCTCTGCATGCCACAAAACCCCCCAACCCTGCACCAACGATTATGAATTCATATCAGCTTCCTGCTATGCCAAGAAACATAGGACAGGTATAActcaaggaagaagaaaaaaaacacctataGGAATAATTGCTGCGTCAGAGCCACCACAAAGCATAACATCCTGCAAGTTCATATATTATAGTTCACAAAATTGGGTGTTGGATATTAACAAGTGATCTTAAGCATCCCACACTTTTGTTGTTGAAAATGAATTGAACACGAGATGCTTACAGCTTCGCCTCTAATGATATGGTTTGCTGCATTCAATATACAAAAGTTGCTGGTTGCACAAGCAGTggaaattgaataatttggtCCCATCCATCCCTGCAGTTACATGTGACAAACACAAGTTTAAAGGTCAATTTTAAATACCCAAACCATCACCTGTATGCTTTGATATTACATCTTGAAAATTATAGCTTACCAGATCCATTGCAAGCATGGCAGAACCCATATTTGTAGTTGCAAAAGGAACACAGAAAGGATTCATCTTCTTGTATGAGATCCTTAAAGCTTCAATTGCATCATTGAAAACCTTTCGATAATCACCCAGAAGCAGCAATTAATTCATCGATAAAATTCTATGACACAATGATTATACACATTTCTTCATTCAGTGATTGTATGAGTATTATCCTTTAAAGTTGGTTGGTAGGTGCTTCATAAAGTCATTTTTCTCAACATTTTCATCATCACAGACAAAATATCTTAAACTGTGAGGAGATTACGTCTACCTTCATCCCACCCATTGCTGAGCCAATCAAAACTCCACACTTCGTTTTATTCAATTCATCCATCACATCCTCAGTAATCCCTCCATCCGCCAAGGCTTTTTTGCCAGCAGTAAGCATGTAAAGCATGAATTTATCCATTCTCTTCGACAATTTTGGAGCAACCCATCCATCAGTTGAGAAAGACTTGATTTCTCCAGCAATTCTCTGCGcaaaggtgaaaaaaatagtttctaaGGGTAATAGCACTACTTAATTAGAGCGAGCAACAAATGGAAGAAAAGATGTGTTGAAAAAATCAGTTACCTACCGTGGGAAATTGAGCACAGTCAAAAGCCTCTATCCGAGTCACACCGCTTACACCTTGGAGAAGATTATTGTAGAAGACACCTGGATCATGACCAAGAGGTGAGACCACACCCATCCCTGTCACAACTACTCGCCTTTGCCTCGTAAGTGGTTTCTTTTTTGTCTCCACTTCCCTTGTAGGTTGCACAGCTACAGCCATGGCTTGCCCTGAAAtatttaaagacaaaaaaaagcgCATGTTCGGAGTCTGTCATTTGCATGCAGCGAAAGACAACTTCTCTCTCACACGAACGATGGGTAGTTTTCTtgtaagaagagagagagagagagatggaaaaCAAAGACTCAGCTAGCAAACTCTTTGATACACACACGATGTCCAAACTCTCTGCCTCGTAAAAAGCATGACAGCAAAGTTAAGGCATCAATATTTGCTTTCCAAAGTACTGCACTCATTGATTtgaaaaatctcaaacaaagcAGCAGCAAGATCCTGCTTACACCGATTACAAGACACACAAACGAACAACCAtttgaattatataataaattaaataacagAAGAAGATACCGGAAGTAGCGGGGGGACTGAGTCGTCGTCTCAAGAGTCCACCAGAAGCGTAGTAACTGCTACAAGGTTCATCAGCCAAACAAGAGCTCATTAATCCTTTAAAACTCAACGTACTTTTATtgttagtgttgtcatttgaaGGAGAAGAATGGACTATTCCCCTAATaccgctgctgctgctgctgctgctgctgcagcatTTCATAGGAAGAGCAGCCGACTTAGCCTTCCGTCTGCGACTAGAATTATACGACGGTGGAGACAACGGGTGTGCGCTTTCCTTAGCGCACGTGACCGACATGCAAGCCGCGAACAGCCACGTGCACAGCGGAGATGACAATGAAGCTGACCCCGTCATGTGTTTTCCTCTCTTAATTTCTTCTATCTCAATCTATCTGTTGTTATTAATAGTATACTCCATGTTAGAGAGAGATtgagagtttattttttttaagaaaagaaaagtacgTGCTATtaagaatgaatgaatgaatctgCAAGAACTAGAGGAGTTGAGAAAAgatggagaagaagaggagagggagagaggtctcgctcgctcgctcgctcgctcatgtttaataaataataaatgttaaTAGTGTTCGTGCATGTCTCGCCATGTATCTGAGTCTTCTCGTCCTGTACGATGCCAAGTGCTCTTTcttgttcttaaaaaaacataaaagagggATCATCAGTGGTGTGTTCGTTGGGCTAAATGGTAACCGAAAGAGGCAGGGCAGGGGGGTGGATCACCTGTTTgtgttttcaatatatatatttatttatatattttccaaGTGGTGGCGGAATATGCATCCTCCTCTTACTCTGCTCTGCACTCTACTAATTGCTTGGTCCATTATAATAATGCTAATAAATCTTCACGCGCGGTTGATTATTGGCCAGGACCACCACGTCTATTTCTACAAGTAATCAACCAccttaagaagaagaagaagaagaagcaaccCCCCCACTACACCGTGTCTCCTTCTTCTGATCTTATTAATCACGTACGGGGTTATTAATTATAGCTAAGTCGgctactaatatatatatatacaattatatatatgatcttAAGCACTCCATTAATTGTAATTACCACctcctttaatttcttctttgcttttgccattctatatatatatggaatacTTTAATtaccacatatatatatatatagatttaatttatatatagcaTTATATATGAtctattaattataatcttaatttgAGACTTCTTTTACATAAAATTGCAAGACTTGTACTGTTTGAcaaataataatgtaaaaaagaaagataatgaTTTGCTGTAAAATTGTGAGTGTTATAGCTAGCAGTAAAGGCAATATTGAGCTAGGAAGAGATGGTAATAATGGCGGCAATTAATAATGGTTTTGACATGATGAAAGCTGTGGCAAAGGTGCTGGTGGTGTGGAAGTTGGTCGGGTGGTTGTGGTCATggtaattagagttgttgaattATATTGCAATGCAATCTCATGAtctaattaaaagtattttaatttcaactaaTTAATGATCACCAAGTTTATTTAAGGATTAAACCCActtattagtttatttatttgtagaaaaacagtttgatttcattaaaaatatatatatatattataaatagtaATTCAACTCATAATTTCATCTAGTATGTATCATGTTGTCTCTCTAAcaagattttgagttttttttttatattctctctttgataaaattttaatttgaactaaactattctttatgaaatgaattattattgttttctatcTAGCAatgaaacacaataaaatatttcataaaaaaataataaatggagaatatttcataagaaaataatatatggaAAATAATTCAACATGCACTACGtacttataaaagaaaaaccattttaaagtacttaaacaattaaaaaattcaagatgtttTAAAGTAATTTCGATTTTCTCATAAATCTAATTTTCTTCAGTGAATGAAagatttcaaattatatttacgTTGTtaaggcatatatatatatatagtagtgcATAAATACTTTTCTgaaccaaagaaaaaacagaaaagatatTGATGATAAGCTGCTAGCTAACATTTTTAAGAGTGATTTAAAATCATGAACTACAATTTATGTATTCAAGTTGAGcatgttaaatttaaattcatagcCTTTCCCTAAAACGATGTCTTTTTTATAAActgaacaaaaccaaaaataaaaacaaaaaaagtaaaatgtCTTTAAACCCACATAAGCCAA includes:
- the LOC7490534 gene encoding 3-oxoacyl-[acyl-carrier-protein] synthase II, chloroplastic; this translates as MTGSASLSSPLCTWLFAACMSVTCAKESAHPLSPPSYNSSRRRKAKSAALPMKCCSSSSSSSSGIRGIVHSSPSNDNTNNKSTLSFKGLMSSCLADEPCSSYYASGGLLRRRLSPPATSGQAMAVAVQPTREVETKKKPLTRQRRVVVTGMGVVSPLGHDPGVFYNNLLQGVSGVTRIEAFDCAQFPTRIAGEIKSFSTDGWVAPKLSKRMDKFMLYMLTAGKKALADGGITEDVMDELNKTKCGVLIGSAMGGMKVFNDAIEALRISYKKMNPFCVPFATTNMGSAMLAMDLGWMGPNYSISTACATSNFCILNAANHIIRGEADVMLCGGSDAAIIPIGLGGFVACRALSQRNDDPTRASRPWDMNRDGFVMGEGAGVLLLEELEHAKKRGANIHAEFLGGSFTCDAYHMTEPRPDGVGVILCIEKALSQSGISKEDVNYINAHATSTPAGDLKEYQALMHCFGQNSGLRVNATKSMIGHLLGAAGAVEAIAAIQAIRTGWVHPNINLENPDQGVDTSVLVGPKKERLDIKAALSNSFGFGGHNSSIIFAPFK